The following are encoded in a window of Nilaparvata lugens isolate BPH chromosome 13, ASM1435652v1, whole genome shotgun sequence genomic DNA:
- the LOC120353989 gene encoding putative protein kinase C delta type homolog — protein sequence MPNLCGVNQKLLGEALTSVKRGSAESRDRSSGSPLRQLSDSSLGLGGLNDVVTSTEVSRCRVTPPATTLPRFRKYSIQDFQFLKVLGKGSFGKVLLAELIGTECYYAVKCLKKDVVLEDDDVECTLIERKVLALGTNHPYLCHLFCTFQTESHLFFVMEYLNGGDLMFHIQQSGRFDEGRARFYASEIVSGLMFLHKKGIVYRDLKLDNILLDFDGHVRIADFGMCKLQIYLDRTADTFCGTPDYMAPEIIKGLAYNQCVDWWSFGILLYEMLVGQSPFSGCDEDDLFWSICNEQPHYPRFLSKESKLILSQLLEKDSSRRLGSSELSGREVTSHVFFRDWDWPRLERRQLDPPFKPRVRHPLDVQYFDKAFTNERPRLTPIDKSILQSMDQTQFQGFSYTNPNVTK from the exons GATCAGCAGAATCACGCGACCGTAGTTCAGGATCTCCTCTGCGTCAATTGAGCGACTCGTCTTTGGGCTTAGGTGGGCTGAACGATGTGGTCACCAGTACAGAGGTGTCCCGGTGTCGCGTTACCCCACCCGCTACCACCCTACCCCGCTTCCGGAAGTACTCCATACAGGACTTCCAGTTTCTCAAGGTCCTTGGCAAGGGGAGTTTCGGGAAG GTTTTACTGGCGGAACTAATAGGCACCGAATGCTATTACGCGGTGAAATGTCTGAAAAAAGATGTGGTTCTGGAAGATGATGACGTGGAATGTACCCTCATAGAACGGAAGGTTCTAGCTTTGGGCACCAACCATCCATATCTTTGTCATCTGTTCTGTACTTTCCAGACTGAG TCCCACCTGTTCTTCGTGATGGAGTACCTGAACGGTGGGGATCTGATGTTCCACATCCAACAGTCGGGTCGCTTCGACGAGGGCAGAGCTCGCTTCTATGCCTCAGAAATCGTTTCCGGGTTGATGTTCCTACACAAAAAAGGCATTGTCTACAG AGACTTGAAACTGGACAATATCCTGTTGGATTTTGACGGTCACGTGCGCATAGCTGACTTCGGTATGTGCAAACTGCAGATCTACCTTGACAGAACGGCCGACACATTCTGTGGTACACCTGACTATATGGCACCTGAG ATAATCAAAGGCCTGGCCTACAACCAGTGCGTGGACTGGTGGTCATTCGGGATCCTCCTCTATGAGATGCTGGTCGGCCAATCTCCTTTCTCAGGATGTGACGAGGATGACCTCTTCTGGTCCATCTGCAACGAACAGCCTCACTATCCACGGTTCCTGTCCAAGGAGTCCAAGTTGATCCTAAGCCAG TTGCTGGAAAAGGACTCCAGTCGACGACTGGGTTCCTCAGAGCTGAGCGGTCGTGAGGTGACGTCACACGTATTCTTCCGTGACTGGGATTGGCCCCGGCTGGAGAGACGGCAGCTGGATCCACCCTTCAAACCCAGAGTA CGTCATCCCTTAGACGTGCAATACTTCGATAAGGCGTTCACCAATGAGCGACCGCGTTTGACGCCGATTGACAAGTCAATCCTACAATCCATGGACCAGACCCAGTTCCAGGGTTTCAGTTACACCAATCCGAACGTGACCAAGTGA